A stretch of the Desulfobacter sp. genome encodes the following:
- the rbfA gene encoding 30S ribosome-binding factor RbfA translates to MKPYSRAERISVKIQMAITELMNKKMQDPRLEMATVSGVKLTPDLRVAQVYITVFGDKNRIRETLDGFKKSKGFIKKSIAPKLGLKFMPDLRFVHDDSFDKAARMDALIDAATKGDNRQDPSPDTDR, encoded by the coding sequence ATGAAGCCCTATTCGCGTGCCGAACGCATTTCGGTCAAGATCCAGATGGCCATTACCGAGCTGATGAATAAAAAGATGCAGGACCCCAGGCTTGAAATGGCCACGGTCTCCGGGGTGAAACTCACCCCGGACCTTCGGGTGGCACAAGTGTATATTACCGTATTCGGAGATAAAAACAGGATCCGGGAAACCTTGGACGGATTTAAGAAATCCAAGGGATTCATCAAAAAAAGCATTGCCCCGAAGCTGGGGCTGAAATTCATGCCTGATCTTCGGTTTGTCCATGATGATTCCTTTGACAAAGCCGCCCGAATGGATGCCCTGATTGATGCGGCAACCAAAGGGGACAACAGACAGGACCCCAGCCCGGATACAGACCGATAA
- the truB gene encoding tRNA pseudouridine(55) synthase TruB: MKDGILVVNKPEGLSSAGVVGRLKRILGVKKIGHTGTLDPFATGVLLIAVQKATRISRFFLDGSKTYHARITLGAETDTYDCTGKVTAQVDPSLLAEINFDTIQQVVSGFFGAQEQVAPAYSALKHKGQPLYKLARQGKMIQKPPRPVEIYKIRAEKLEQTSGGLPVFDLDVACSGGTYIRSLAYDIGRRLGCGAHLSGLCRTRSSHFRIEDAIDLPCLETMERSDINSRIVSMSDCLYFLPVIEADDEMAGKIKFGQKLSFDQVRSESGDSAPYIRVVDVNGTLLAVVQPETSGRSYKYCCVFSS, from the coding sequence ATGAAAGACGGCATCCTTGTTGTAAATAAACCCGAAGGCCTCTCCTCGGCCGGGGTCGTCGGACGTCTTAAACGGATTCTCGGCGTAAAAAAAATCGGTCACACCGGTACCCTGGACCCCTTTGCCACAGGCGTGCTTTTGATTGCCGTTCAGAAAGCCACCCGGATTTCAAGATTTTTTCTGGACGGAAGCAAAACCTATCATGCCCGGATAACCCTCGGGGCTGAGACCGATACCTATGATTGCACCGGAAAGGTCACAGCCCAGGTTGATCCAAGCCTGCTTGCCGAAATCAATTTTGACACGATTCAACAGGTGGTTTCAGGTTTTTTCGGTGCCCAGGAGCAGGTGGCACCGGCATATTCAGCATTAAAGCACAAGGGGCAGCCCCTGTACAAGCTGGCCCGCCAGGGCAAGATGATTCAAAAGCCCCCGAGACCGGTTGAGATTTATAAAATCAGGGCAGAAAAATTGGAACAGACCTCCGGCGGCCTGCCGGTGTTTGATCTGGATGTGGCCTGTTCTGGCGGCACCTATATCAGAAGTCTGGCCTATGATATTGGCCGGCGCCTGGGATGCGGTGCCCATCTGTCCGGCCTTTGCCGGACCCGCTCAAGCCATTTTCGGATCGAGGATGCCATAGACCTGCCCTGTCTTGAAACCATGGAAAGATCAGATATTAATTCAAGAATCGTTTCCATGTCTGACTGCCTTTATTTTCTGCCTGTGATTGAGGCGGATGATGAAATGGCCGGGAAAATCAAATTTGGACAGAAACTCAGCTTTGATCAGGTTCGGTCCGAATCAGGGGACAGCGCCCCCTATATTCGCGTGGTGGACGTAAACGGCACCCTTCTGGCCGTGGTCCAGCCGGAAACATCCGGGCGTTCTTATAAATATTGTTGCGTTTTCAGCAGTTAA
- the rpsO gene encoding 30S ribosomal protein S15, which yields MVLLAENKEEMIEKFKLHESDTGSPEVQVAILTHRISYLTDHLKTHKKDHHSRRGLLILVGRRRSLLDYVKKKDINRYRSLIEKLGLRR from the coding sequence GTGGTTTTATTAGCAGAGAACAAAGAGGAGATGATTGAAAAATTCAAACTCCACGAGTCAGACACCGGATCACCCGAAGTCCAGGTGGCCATTTTAACCCATAGAATCAGTTACCTGACTGACCATTTGAAAACCCATAAAAAAGACCATCATTCAAGACGGGGTCTTTTGATTCTGGTCGGTCGGCGTAGAAGCCTGCTGGACTATGTTAAGAAAAAAGACATAAACAGATACCGTTCTTTGATCGAGAAACTCGGACTCAGAAGGTAA
- the pnp gene encoding polyribonucleotide nucleotidyltransferase: MEKIVSAEIGGKELSISTDKIAKQASGSVVVKYGETIVLVTAVASKDPKAEISFLPLSVDYQERIYAAGRIPGNYFRREIGRPSENETLNARLIDRPIRPLFEDDYNFETQIIATVMSTDKMCEPGILAMIGASAALEISDIPFNGPIAGIKVGRVDGEFIANPTPAQMEESDIDLTVAGSKTGVVMVEGGANIVSEKDMLDAIFFGHEAMRPAIALQAELKAAVGKEKREFIPLARDEALAEAVKAFAADKIHETVQVKTKIERQSALRALKEEVVAHFEDQYPEQIKEIKEVFGKTIKAVSRKIVLTEDKRIDGRAFDEIRDIACEAGCLPRPHGSALFTRGETQVLGILTLGSGMDEQRIETLNDGNMTRAFMLHYNFPPYSVGEVKRAGGPSRRDIGHGNLAHRALARVLPTPEEFEYTIRLVGEVMESNGSSSMGTVCSGCLALMDGGVPIKAPVSGIAMGLVKEGDKTAVLSDILGDEDHFGDMDFKVAGTREGITALQMDIKIKELSKEIMETALNQANGGRIHILDKMLETLDKSRDEVSPHAPKIVSVQIHKDKIRDIIGPGGKVIRAIQADTNTTLEVNDDGIVKIAAENEEDSAKAVAMVKDIAMDPEIGTIYEGAVVKITDFGAFVNIKSGTDGLVHISELADYRVKKVTDVVKEGEVIKVKVLDINRDGKIKLSYKAAKKDAEKE, encoded by the coding sequence ATGGAAAAGATCGTATCAGCCGAAATCGGCGGCAAAGAATTATCCATCAGTACCGATAAAATCGCCAAACAGGCCTCAGGCTCTGTTGTGGTGAAATACGGAGAGACCATTGTTCTGGTCACTGCCGTTGCATCCAAGGACCCCAAGGCAGAGATCAGTTTTCTGCCCCTCTCTGTTGACTACCAGGAAAGAATTTATGCAGCCGGCAGAATTCCGGGCAATTATTTCCGTAGGGAGATCGGCAGACCTTCTGAAAACGAAACTCTGAACGCCCGTCTCATTGACCGGCCCATCAGGCCATTGTTTGAAGATGATTATAATTTTGAAACCCAGATCATTGCCACGGTCATGTCCACGGATAAAATGTGCGAACCCGGCATTCTGGCCATGATCGGTGCGTCTGCCGCTCTGGAAATTTCAGACATTCCCTTTAACGGTCCCATTGCCGGCATCAAGGTGGGTCGGGTCGACGGTGAATTCATTGCCAACCCCACCCCTGCCCAGATGGAAGAGTCTGATATCGACCTTACGGTTGCAGGATCTAAAACCGGGGTGGTCATGGTTGAAGGCGGGGCAAATATCGTGTCTGAAAAAGATATGCTCGACGCCATCTTTTTCGGCCATGAAGCCATGCGGCCGGCCATTGCGCTGCAGGCAGAACTCAAGGCTGCCGTGGGCAAAGAAAAACGCGAATTTATTCCCCTGGCACGTGATGAAGCCCTGGCCGAAGCGGTTAAAGCCTTTGCCGCGGACAAGATCCACGAGACCGTTCAGGTCAAGACCAAGATTGAACGTCAAAGTGCATTACGCGCCTTGAAAGAAGAGGTGGTTGCCCATTTTGAAGACCAATATCCCGAACAGATCAAAGAGATCAAAGAGGTGTTTGGCAAGACCATTAAAGCCGTGTCCCGGAAGATTGTTCTCACCGAGGACAAACGTATTGACGGCCGGGCCTTTGATGAGATCAGAGATATTGCCTGCGAGGCAGGATGTCTTCCCAGACCCCATGGCTCAGCTCTTTTTACCCGGGGTGAAACCCAGGTTTTGGGCATTCTGACCCTGGGTTCAGGCATGGACGAGCAGCGGATTGAAACCCTGAACGACGGCAATATGACCCGGGCCTTTATGCTTCATTATAATTTCCCTCCCTATTCAGTGGGAGAGGTCAAACGGGCCGGCGGACCTTCAAGACGTGATATCGGTCACGGCAACTTGGCCCACAGAGCATTGGCCCGTGTCCTTCCCACTCCCGAAGAGTTTGAATACACCATTCGTTTGGTGGGTGAGGTCATGGAATCCAACGGATCTTCCTCTATGGGCACGGTCTGCTCAGGATGCCTGGCCCTCATGGACGGCGGGGTGCCCATCAAGGCCCCGGTTTCCGGTATTGCCATGGGGTTGGTGAAAGAAGGGGACAAAACCGCTGTCCTTTCCGATATTCTCGGGGATGAGGATCATTTCGGAGACATGGACTTCAAGGTGGCCGGAACCAGAGAAGGCATCACTGCCCTTCAGATGGACATCAAGATCAAAGAACTGTCCAAGGAGATCATGGAAACCGCATTGAACCAGGCCAATGGCGGCCGGATTCATATTTTGGATAAAATGCTTGAAACCCTTGATAAATCAAGAGACGAGGTCTCTCCCCATGCGCCCAAGATTGTCTCTGTCCAGATTCACAAGGACAAGATTCGGGATATCATCGGCCCTGGCGGCAAGGTGATCCGTGCCATTCAGGCCGACACCAACACCACCCTTGAGGTGAATGACGACGGAATTGTCAAGATTGCAGCGGAAAATGAAGAAGATTCTGCCAAGGCCGTTGCCATGGTCAAAGACATTGCCATGGATCCTGAGATCGGCACCATCTACGAGGGTGCTGTGGTCAAGATTACCGACTTTGGTGCCTTTGTTAATATCAAGTCCGGTACTGACGGCCTGGTGCATATTTCAGAGCTGGCCGATTATCGGGTGAAAAAAGTCACCGACGTTGTCAAGGAAGGCGAGGTCATCAAGGTTAAAGTGCTGGACATTAACCGGGACGGTAAGATCAAACTCAGCTATAAAGCTGCAAAGAAAGATGCCGAAAAAGAATAA
- a CDS encoding MBL fold metallo-hydrolase: MQRKMPKKNKSFSLCPLASGSRGNSIFVSTQDTAVLVDAGLSGIETQRRLEAVGQSAEQLKAIIITHEHTDHVKGAGILSRRFDIPVYLTPQTFHACKSLGKIEHLQFFECGTAFEIENIIVNPFSISHDAKDPAGFTLSYNGKKIGIATDLGIATNLVKNHLSLSNLLYLESNHDPEMLVNGGYPWHLKQRIKSRTGHLSNQETRDLVAELLHQDLDHLILAHLSEENNCPDKAAHEVRKGLNGNDTALYVAGPDRPGKMIHL, encoded by the coding sequence CTGCAAAGAAAGATGCCGAAAAAGAATAAATCTTTCAGCCTGTGTCCCCTGGCCAGCGGCAGCCGGGGGAACTCCATATTTGTATCCACACAGGATACAGCCGTGTTGGTTGATGCCGGGCTTTCAGGCATTGAGACGCAAAGGCGGCTTGAAGCTGTCGGCCAGTCTGCAGAACAACTGAAAGCCATCATCATCACCCATGAACATACCGATCATGTCAAAGGGGCAGGGATATTGAGCCGCAGGTTTGATATCCCTGTTTACCTGACCCCTCAAACCTTCCATGCCTGTAAATCCTTGGGTAAAATTGAGCACCTTCAATTTTTTGAGTGCGGAACTGCGTTTGAGATCGAAAATATCATTGTTAATCCCTTTTCCATTTCCCATGATGCAAAGGATCCTGCGGGCTTTACCTTGAGTTACAACGGGAAAAAAATAGGTATTGCCACGGATTTAGGGATTGCCACCAACCTGGTGAAAAATCATTTAAGTCTTTCCAACCTCCTCTATCTTGAGTCCAACCATGATCCTGAAATGCTGGTCAACGGGGGGTATCCCTGGCATCTTAAGCAGCGGATCAAATCCAGGACCGGTCATCTTTCCAATCAGGAAACAAGAGATCTGGTGGCTGAACTCCTTCACCAGGATCTGGATCATCTCATTCTGGCCCACCTCAGCGAAGAGAACAATTGCCCGGACAAGGCTGCCCATGAAGTGAGAAAAGGCCTGAACGGTAATGACACGGCTCTGTACGTGGCAGGCCCGGACCGGCCCGGAAAGATGATCCACCTGTAA
- a CDS encoding efflux transporter outer membrane subunit: MSRLTLYFILGSLLMSFGCKTLDPEPVPQLTFEVPETFSARAENPDDFPLIQEWWQSLNSPELDAMIQMGLDKNYDLNVSKARISQAEASLEKERAQLKPSLGFSLGGDKKQTRIKNSQTRSNTGSHSWDGSLTGAYTVDLWGEARAGVEAKNLALEAANQDLKDASLTLSTEIAQTWVNLISVRSRKKILENQIKINTTHLDLQKLRFLHGKASALDVSQQREALAEALSLVPLLEKEASELLNTLGFLMGTPPGVPVQVSTQELPTGMIPAEPGLPADLLANRSDIRAVRVRLLSAVFDVEAAKADLLPSFTLSAAALFSSGSLDLLFQNWVASLGAAFAGPLFDGGLRQAEVKRVRAKMDELIHLYARTVARAIKEVEDSLVGIRRQKEYIERLTQELDAARLTLKDARVQYLNGQTSYLNYLTAWVGIERLERQLVSEHANLVKEKIVLYRTIGWQLPENKTVTPAIGAE, from the coding sequence ATGTCACGTTTAACCCTTTATTTTATTTTGGGCAGTCTGTTGATGAGCTTCGGGTGTAAAACCCTTGACCCGGAACCTGTGCCCCAACTCACCTTTGAGGTGCCTGAGACCTTTTCAGCCCGGGCAGAAAATCCAGACGATTTTCCCCTTATCCAGGAATGGTGGCAGTCGCTGAACAGCCCGGAACTCGACGCTATGATCCAAATGGGGTTGGATAAAAATTATGATTTAAATGTGTCCAAGGCCCGGATTTCCCAGGCTGAGGCAAGTCTTGAAAAGGAAAGGGCCCAATTAAAACCAAGCCTGGGGTTTTCTTTGGGAGGCGATAAAAAACAGACCCGGATAAAAAACAGTCAAACCCGTTCCAACACGGGCAGCCATTCCTGGGACGGATCATTGACAGGGGCGTATACCGTGGATCTCTGGGGAGAGGCCCGGGCAGGTGTCGAGGCAAAAAACCTGGCCCTTGAGGCGGCCAACCAGGATTTAAAAGATGCATCCTTGACCCTGTCGACTGAGATTGCCCAGACCTGGGTGAATCTTATCTCTGTAAGATCCCGGAAAAAAATTTTGGAAAACCAGATCAAAATCAACACCACCCACCTTGATCTTCAAAAATTGCGGTTCCTCCATGGAAAGGCAAGTGCCCTGGACGTGTCCCAGCAGCGGGAAGCCTTGGCCGAGGCCTTGTCCCTTGTGCCCCTGCTGGAAAAAGAAGCCTCTGAATTATTGAATACCCTTGGATTTTTAATGGGCACCCCCCCGGGAGTCCCTGTCCAGGTGTCTACCCAGGAACTGCCAACAGGGATGATCCCGGCAGAGCCGGGCCTGCCTGCCGATCTTTTGGCGAACCGGTCTGATATCCGGGCGGTCCGGGTGAGGCTTTTGTCGGCCGTTTTTGATGTTGAGGCGGCAAAGGCGGATCTTCTGCCCTCGTTTACCCTGTCTGCAGCAGCCCTTTTTTCCAGCGGCAGTCTGGACCTTTTATTTCAAAACTGGGTGGCAAGCCTTGGGGCCGCCTTTGCCGGCCCCTTGTTTGACGGTGGTCTTAGACAGGCCGAAGTTAAACGGGTCCGGGCAAAAATGGACGAGCTGATTCATCTTTATGCCCGTACTGTGGCCCGGGCCATCAAAGAGGTAGAGGACAGCCTGGTGGGGATCCGGCGTCAAAAGGAGTATATTGAGCGGCTGACCCAGGAGCTTGATGCAGCCCGGCTGACCCTGAAAGATGCCCGGGTTCAGTATCTTAACGGCCAAACCAGTTATTTGAACTATCTGACGGCCTGGGTGGGTATTGAACGGCTGGAACGCCAGCTGGTCAGTGAACATGCCAACCTGGTGAAAGAGAAAATCGTCCTGTACAGGACAATCGGGTGGCAATTGCCAGAGAACAAGACTGTGACCCCTGCCATTGGAGCGGAGTAA
- a CDS encoding efflux RND transporter periplasmic adaptor subunit — translation MNSLNRDKHLTRTIVKIMLPLFLIMGGAAGFFYFKSQKVVIKRKPPASHVSVVQTLTLFPGLHRTKVFAMGTVKPDQEIQLKARVAGEVVYLSDKFVQGGLMEKGEVLVRLEDLDYQLAADKAKSSLDKALADLEIEKGQQYIAKEELKLISQVSPGGVTSTDLALRKPQLIQARAAVASARAELEKAQLDLGRTQIILPFDALVLEKNVDLGSLLQAQGEIATLVGINKYQVQAQVDLTRLSLLTIDETLGSPARIRSLYADHVWNGRVVRTTGKITGQSRMAGVIVEILDPLGLESKNAGPRLLIDDHVEAVITGRSLDHVYALPRSLIRENNTLWIYDSGRLKIVAARPVWKEKDRVFIRSGISPGDRVIVSDLSVPVQGMALTLAPGEKP, via the coding sequence ATGAATTCTTTGAACAGAGATAAACACCTGACCCGGACCATTGTAAAAATAATGCTCCCCCTTTTTTTGATCATGGGAGGTGCTGCCGGATTTTTTTATTTTAAATCCCAGAAAGTGGTCATCAAGCGCAAACCGCCAGCCTCCCATGTCTCCGTGGTACAAACCCTTACCCTTTTTCCCGGTCTCCATCGCACAAAGGTTTTTGCCATGGGCACGGTAAAACCGGACCAGGAGATCCAACTTAAGGCCAGGGTGGCAGGAGAGGTGGTCTATCTGTCTGATAAATTCGTCCAGGGCGGTTTGATGGAAAAAGGCGAGGTGCTGGTCAGGCTGGAGGATTTGGATTATCAGCTGGCGGCGGACAAGGCAAAGAGCAGCCTGGACAAAGCTTTAGCAGACCTTGAGATTGAAAAGGGCCAGCAGTATATTGCAAAAGAAGAGCTCAAACTGATCTCCCAGGTCTCCCCGGGCGGGGTGACATCCACGGACCTTGCCTTGAGAAAACCCCAGCTGATCCAGGCAAGGGCTGCCGTGGCCAGTGCCAGAGCCGAGCTTGAAAAGGCCCAGCTTGATCTTGGGCGGACCCAAATTATTCTCCCGTTTGATGCCCTGGTTCTGGAAAAAAATGTGGACCTGGGCTCGCTGCTCCAGGCCCAGGGTGAGATTGCCACCCTGGTGGGGATAAATAAATACCAGGTCCAGGCCCAGGTGGACTTGACCCGGCTCTCCCTTTTGACTATTGATGAAACCCTTGGAAGCCCTGCCCGTATCCGCTCTCTTTATGCCGACCACGTCTGGAACGGACGGGTGGTGAGGACCACGGGAAAAATCACGGGCCAGAGCCGTATGGCCGGAGTGATCGTTGAAATTTTAGATCCTTTGGGGCTTGAATCGAAAAATGCGGGTCCTAGGCTTCTGATCGATGATCATGTGGAGGCCGTGATCACCGGCAGATCCCTTGACCATGTCTATGCCCTGCCAAGATCCCTGATCCGGGAGAACAATACCCTGTGGATATATGATTCAGGAAGGCTTAAGATTGTTGCCGCCCGTCCTGTGTGGAAGGAAAAGGACCGGGTATTTATCCGGTCCGGCATAAGCCCCGGAGACCGGGTGATCGTTTCTGATCTGAGTGTTCCGGTTCAGGGCATGGCCCTGACCCTTGCCCCGGGGGAAAAACCATGA
- a CDS encoding efflux RND transporter permease subunit: protein MNSGTPGPRTPIAWMAGNSVAANLLMAILLVGGIFMGMSMKQEVFPEFSLDMVNIVVPYPGASPEEVENGILLAVEEAIADLEGIDEITASANEGSGVISVEALEGADINRLWQEIKSEVDRISTFPDESEDPVITIAARKREVIRLALYGEVTETTMRELADQVRDRLLMDKSITQVELEGVRSREIHVEISRATLRRYGLTLGEVAQIISRASVELGGGAIKTRGGDILLRIKDRRDYAAQYKSLPIITQADGSRVVLEDIAQVIEGFEESDNWASFNGQRAVTIAVFRVGDQTPTQVAESAKAIVNQLNASLPQGVGLSVVRDMSKIFAQRADLLMRNAYLGLGLVFLFLALFLEIRLAFWVSLGIPISFMGSFLFLSPFGFSINMVSMFAFIVTLGIVVDDAVVVGENVYFFRRQGIGYMEAAVRGAKSIAMPVVFSVITNMVAFVPLMFIPGIMGKIFKPIPFVVIAVFGVSLIESLFILPAHLSHKGRPLFFPLNHLENWQKRFSIGFETFVKKVYGGVLFRLLAYRYAVIALGIALLLITGGYVFSGRMGMVMFPKTESNFAFCEIDLPYGTPEKKLKIIEARLVEAAGRVVAENGREKLSTGIFSQVNENRIRVRIYLTDPGVRPLSTADVTRLWRIKTGQIPGIETIGFESNRGGPGSGKNLTVSLSHRDIGQLEKAGQDLGKSLGQYPIVHDIDDGSAMGKKQFDIKLSPGGRRMGLTSREVASQVRHAFQGVEAVKNQRGKNEVTVRVRLSREERISEATYEELVLLAPLGEIMLKDAVATIKGRAYTTITRTNGKREIKVTANVRPPSQADNIIQDMKLKVLPDLLVKYPGLSYDFKGRQADIKESVTSLLKGLGLAMLCIFALLAIPFKSYFQPLIIMFCIPFGMIGAIAGHVIMGYSLSVMSLFGVVAMSGVVVNDSLVLIDFANQRVRQGTPLLYAIQTAGIQRFRPILLTTLTTCGGLAPIISETSRQARFLIPMAISLGFGILFATFITLVMVPCLYLVLEDIKAIWSPESKDGSKNPG, encoded by the coding sequence ATGAACAGTGGAACACCAGGTCCCCGGACCCCCATTGCCTGGATGGCAGGCAACTCTGTCGCTGCCAACCTGCTCATGGCCATTTTGCTTGTGGGCGGAATTTTCATGGGGATGTCCATGAAGCAGGAGGTCTTTCCCGAATTCAGCCTGGACATGGTCAATATTGTTGTGCCCTATCCCGGTGCCAGTCCTGAAGAGGTGGAAAACGGCATTCTTCTGGCTGTGGAAGAGGCCATTGCCGACCTTGAAGGAATTGATGAAATCACGGCCAGTGCCAATGAAGGCTCCGGCGTCATCAGTGTGGAAGCTTTGGAAGGCGCTGATATCAACCGGCTCTGGCAGGAGATTAAAAGTGAGGTGGACCGAATTTCCACCTTTCCGGACGAGTCTGAGGACCCGGTGATCACCATTGCTGCCCGGAAACGGGAGGTGATCCGGCTGGCCCTCTACGGAGAGGTGACTGAAACCACCATGAGAGAACTGGCAGACCAGGTCCGGGACAGGCTTCTCATGGACAAGAGCATCACCCAGGTAGAACTTGAAGGGGTCAGGTCCAGGGAAATCCATGTGGAGATTTCAAGGGCAACCTTGAGGCGTTACGGGCTTACCCTGGGGGAAGTGGCCCAGATCATCTCCCGGGCCTCTGTGGAACTCGGGGGCGGGGCCATCAAAACCCGGGGCGGGGATATCCTGTTGAGAATCAAGGACCGCAGGGACTATGCTGCCCAGTACAAGTCTTTGCCCATCATTACCCAGGCTGACGGGTCCCGAGTGGTGTTGGAAGATATTGCCCAGGTGATTGAGGGGTTTGAAGAGTCAGACAACTGGGCCTCCTTTAACGGGCAGCGGGCCGTGACCATTGCCGTCTTCCGGGTGGGAGACCAGACCCCCACCCAGGTGGCAGAATCGGCCAAAGCCATTGTAAATCAGCTCAATGCCTCCCTGCCCCAGGGGGTGGGCCTGAGCGTTGTCAGGGATATGTCCAAGATATTTGCCCAGCGGGCAGATCTGTTGATGCGCAACGCATACTTGGGGCTTGGGCTGGTTTTTTTATTTTTGGCTCTTTTTTTGGAAATCCGCCTGGCCTTCTGGGTGAGTCTCGGCATTCCCATCTCTTTTATGGGCTCTTTTTTGTTTTTATCTCCCTTTGGATTTTCCATTAACATGGTGAGTATGTTTGCCTTTATTGTGACCTTGGGTATTGTGGTGGATGATGCTGTGGTGGTGGGGGAAAATGTATATTTTTTCAGGCGTCAGGGAATTGGCTATATGGAGGCGGCAGTCCGGGGAGCGAAAAGCATTGCCATGCCCGTGGTTTTCAGCGTAATCACCAATATGGTGGCCTTTGTGCCTCTGATGTTTATTCCCGGTATCATGGGAAAGATATTTAAGCCCATCCCCTTTGTGGTCATTGCCGTGTTCGGGGTCTCCCTCATTGAAAGCCTGTTTATTCTGCCTGCCCACCTAAGCCATAAGGGCAGGCCTTTGTTTTTCCCTTTGAATCATCTTGAAAACTGGCAGAAGCGATTTTCCATTGGATTTGAAACCTTTGTGAAAAAAGTATACGGGGGCGTCTTATTTAGGCTTCTGGCCTATAGATATGCGGTCATTGCCTTGGGCATTGCCCTGCTGTTGATCACGGGCGGTTATGTTTTTTCAGGCAGGATGGGCATGGTCATGTTTCCAAAAACAGAGTCAAATTTTGCCTTTTGTGAAATCGATCTGCCCTATGGAACCCCTGAAAAAAAACTTAAAATTATTGAGGCCCGGCTGGTTGAGGCCGCAGGTCGGGTGGTGGCTGAAAATGGGCGAGAGAAACTTTCAACCGGGATTTTTTCCCAGGTCAATGAGAACCGGATCCGGGTGAGAATTTATCTTACCGATCCAGGGGTAAGGCCCTTGAGCACGGCAGACGTCACCAGGCTATGGCGGATAAAAACAGGGCAGATTCCAGGAATTGAAACCATTGGGTTTGAGTCCAACCGGGGCGGGCCGGGATCCGGGAAAAACCTGACTGTAAGCCTGAGCCACAGGGATATCGGACAATTGGAAAAGGCAGGCCAGGACCTTGGGAAAAGCCTTGGCCAATACCCCATTGTCCATGATATTGATGACGGGTCTGCCATGGGCAAAAAGCAGTTTGACATCAAACTCAGCCCCGGGGGAAGACGGATGGGCCTGACTTCCAGGGAGGTGGCAAGCCAGGTAAGGCATGCCTTCCAGGGCGTGGAAGCCGTAAAAAACCAGAGGGGGAAAAATGAAGTCACGGTCAGGGTGAGACTGAGCCGGGAAGAGCGGATATCCGAGGCCACCTATGAAGAGCTGGTCCTTTTGGCCCCTTTGGGGGAAATCATGCTCAAGGATGCAGTGGCCACCATCAAGGGCAGGGCCTATACCACCATCACCCGGACCAATGGAAAACGGGAGATTAAGGTCACTGCCAATGTCAGGCCGCCGTCCCAGGCGGATAATATTATCCAGGACATGAAATTAAAGGTTCTTCCGGATCTGCTGGTCAAATATCCGGGACTCTCCTACGATTTTAAAGGACGCCAGGCAGATATCAAAGAAAGCGTTACCTCGCTTTTAAAAGGCCTGGGCCTTGCCATGCTCTGTATCTTTGCCCTTTTGGCCATCCCCTTTAAAAGTTATTTTCAGCCGTTGATCATCATGTTCTGCATTCCATTCGGCATGATCGGTGCCATTGCAGGCCACGTGATCATGGGGTATTCACTCTCGGTGATGAGCCTTTTCGGGGTGGTGGCCATGTCAGGGGTTGTGGTGAACGATTCCCTGGTGCTCATTGATTTTGCCAACCAACGGGTCCGCCAGGGGACGCCCCTGCTTTATGCCATTCAGACGGCAGGCATTCAGAGATTTAGGCCCATTCTATTAACTACCCTGACCACCTGCGGTGGGCTTGCCCCCATTATTTCAGAGACCTCAAGGCAGGCCCGGTTTCTTATTCCCATGGCCATCTCACTCGGGTTCGGGATCTTGTTTGCCACCTTTATCACCCTGGTCATGGTGCCCTGCCTTTATTTGGTGCTGGAAGATATCAAGGCAATCTGGTCCCCAGAGTCCAAGGATGGATCCAAAAACCCTGGATAG
- a CDS encoding NAD(P)H-dependent oxidoreductase: MNPVINALNFRHACKAFDPDKRLEKQDLDLILEVACLSPSSFGMEAWKFLVLSSEKIRQDLRPACWDQAQITDASQVIVILVRPGIILDPDFVLENFKRKGLPEDAVQAYADRYKGYLKTEVFPRMSAYAWCAKQAYIALADIMTAAASLGIDTCPMEGFEKEKVEKILEIDTREYEVAVLVALGYRAGEQTSRHRHGREFLVKIR; encoded by the coding sequence ATGAATCCTGTCATCAATGCCTTAAACTTTCGCCATGCCTGCAAAGCCTTTGATCCGGATAAACGCCTGGAAAAACAGGACCTGGATCTTATTCTGGAGGTCGCCTGCCTTTCCCCGTCCTCCTTTGGCATGGAAGCCTGGAAATTTCTGGTTCTTTCTTCAGAAAAAATCAGGCAAGACCTCAGGCCGGCCTGCTGGGACCAGGCCCAGATCACCGATGCCAGCCAGGTGATCGTGATCCTTGTCCGGCCTGGTATTATTTTGGACCCGGATTTTGTACTGGAAAATTTTAAACGAAAGGGTCTGCCCGAAGATGCGGTTCAGGCCTATGCAGACCGGTATAAAGGGTATCTAAAAACAGAGGTCTTTCCCAGGATGTCTGCCTATGCCTGGTGTGCCAAACAAGCCTATATTGCACTTGCCGACATCATGACCGCTGCCGCATCCCTTGGGATTGACACCTGTCCCATGGAAGGGTTTGAAAAAGAAAAGGTGGAAAAAATACTTGAAATTGACACCCGGGAATATGAGGTGGCCGTGCTCGTGGCCCTGGGGTACAGGGCCGGTGAACAGACATCCAGGCATCGTCATGGCCGGGAGTTTCTGGTGAAAATCAGATAA